A genomic window from Salvia splendens isolate huo1 chromosome 11, SspV2, whole genome shotgun sequence includes:
- the LOC121754694 gene encoding uncharacterized protein LOC121754694, with product MADHNEIPPPVVRFGDTLRSGIEHPGEFAYANDNVNIPPHYISLVNGGNLFHGRDEEDPVSHLNAFYELTNSHRPPNVEHHRIKRALFPFSLRENARAWYDSLPGYNIATFQELKTLFLLEYNSPMKIEKLREDITSFRQKYDESFAEAWKRFTELIRKCPSHGLAPGHDLLKFYKGLNSEGTGLVTAGSNGNLDDLTHDEVRALFQRLVNNQRNWHNPRRGADRAGDTFGATKDAERVTAIEAQLADISTQMSSMTKAVKSLQLSPQPQAVTVMRCGLCQGGHHTDQCPSLQGPPVEDVNYIGNNRQGFNQGNQYNNQQNWRPQQTGWNQAGPSNNSGNQWRNNTQPPGYEKRPTVEDQLGQILSFMTKSQKENENFKDKTVEKFGQIDATMRNLETQIGQLATASHTRIPNTIPSNTVPNPRGNEQCKAVVLRSGRELDSTPSMDGQGTSGISHAGADETFLVRRGGRGM from the coding sequence ATGGCAGATCACAATGAGATTCCACCACCCGTGGTGAGGTTTGGCGACACTCTAAGATCGGGAATTGAGCATCCGGGGGAGTTCGCTTATGCAAACGACAACGtcaacattccacctcactacatTAGTTTGGTGAATGGAGGAAATCTTTTCCACGGACGGGATGAGGAAGATCCGGTGAGCCACCTCAATGCCTTTTATGAGCTGACAAACTCGCATAGACCTCCAAATGTGGAGCATCATCGGATTAAGAGGGCCCTATTTCCGTTCTCGTTGAGGGAGAACGCAAGAGCGTGGTATGACTCACTCCCGGGCTACAACATAGCAACGTTCCAAGAGTTGAAGACGTTGTTCCTCTTGGAATACAATTCTCctatgaagattgagaagttgagagaggaTATCACCTCTTTCCGACAGAAGTATGACGAGTCCTTCGCGGAAGCATGGAAGAGATTCACGGAATTGATAAGGAAATGCCCAAGTCACGGactagctccggggcatgaccttttgaaattctacaaGGGACTCAACAGTGAAGGCACGGGATTGGTGACTGCAGGTTCGAATGGGAACCTAGATGATCTAACTCACGATGAGGTGAGGGCTTTGTTTCAAAGGCTGGTCAACAATCAACGGAATTGGCACAATCCAAGGCGAGGGGCTGATAGAGCAGGAGATACATTTGGTGCTACAAAGGATGCGGAAAGAGTGACCGCAATTGAGGCTCAACTGGCGGACATTAGCACTCAAATGTCGTCGATGACAAAGGCAGTTAAATCTCTTCAACTGTCTCCTCAACCCCAAGCTGTGACGGTGATGAGATGTGGGTTGTGCCAAGGTGGGCATCATACTGATCAATGCCCAAGTCTTCAAGGACCACCCGTGGAGGATGTGAACTATATTGGCAACAATCGCCAAGGGTTCAATCAAGGCAACCAATACAATAATCAGCAGAATTGGAGGCCTCAACAAACGGGGTGGAATCAAGCTGGTCCTAGTAACAACTCGGGTAATCAATGGAGGAACAACACTCAACCCCCGGGTTATGAGAAGAGGCCAACCGTTGAGGATCAATTGGGACAGATTCTCTCGTTTATGACGAAGAGTCAAAAGGAAAATGAGAACTTCAAAGATAAGACTGTGGAAAAGTTTGGGCAGATCGATGCCACAATGAGGAATCTCGAGACTCAAATTGGACAGCTTGCCACGGCATCACACACGAGGATTCCTAACACTATCCCGAGTAATACTGTACCTAATCCGAGAGGTAATGAACAGTGCAAAGCAGTGGTTTTGAGAAGTGGTCGTGAGTTGGATTCGACACCATCAATGGACGgccaaggtacttccggcatctcacacgcaggggcggatgagaCATTCCTCGtacgcaggggcggacgaggcatgtaa